In Burkholderiales bacterium, the following proteins share a genomic window:
- a CDS encoding tripartite tricarboxylate transporter substrate binding protein, whose product MKRFIWVLLLFACGAAAQDYPSKPVRLVVPYPAGSSSNDIIARALAEQLSAGLKQRVLVENRSGAGGNVGSEYVAKAAPDGYTLLVATNGPQAIAPSVFKLHYDNQKDLAPVAMVANVPYMLMIHPSLPAKNVKELIALAKARPGQLLFASSGNAGTPHLCWELFKSMAKIDIRHVPYKGGAPAMMDTVGGQTQMYCSGLVAGGPQIKAGKLRALGMGTLERSAVMPDVPTIAEQGLAGFNVASWFGIMTPAGTPAAIVQRLYGEIAKIVESAEMKKFLLTQGAEPMLMDPPKFSEFLRAETEKWAKVVKAANLKLD is encoded by the coding sequence ATGAAGCGTTTCATCTGGGTGTTGCTGTTGTTCGCGTGCGGCGCGGCCGCGCAGGACTATCCGTCGAAACCGGTGCGTCTGGTCGTGCCGTATCCCGCGGGCTCGAGCAGCAACGACATCATCGCCCGCGCGCTCGCCGAGCAGCTGAGCGCCGGCCTGAAGCAGCGCGTGCTGGTGGAGAACCGTTCCGGCGCGGGCGGCAACGTCGGTTCGGAGTACGTCGCCAAAGCGGCGCCCGACGGCTACACGCTGCTGGTCGCGACCAACGGGCCGCAGGCGATCGCGCCTTCGGTGTTCAAGCTCCATTACGACAACCAGAAGGACCTTGCGCCCGTCGCGATGGTCGCGAACGTGCCGTACATGCTGATGATCCATCCGTCGCTGCCGGCGAAGAACGTGAAGGAGCTCATCGCGCTGGCGAAGGCCAGGCCCGGGCAATTGCTGTTCGCGTCTTCCGGCAATGCGGGCACGCCGCACCTGTGCTGGGAGCTCTTCAAGTCGATGGCGAAGATCGACATCCGGCACGTGCCGTACAAAGGCGGCGCGCCGGCGATGATGGACACGGTCGGCGGACAGACCCAGATGTACTGCTCGGGACTCGTCGCCGGCGGTCCGCAGATCAAGGCGGGCAAGCTGCGCGCGCTCGGGATGGGCACACTCGAGCGCTCGGCGGTCATGCCCGACGTACCGACGATTGCGGAGCAGGGTCTCGCCGGCTTCAACGTCGCCTCATGGTTCGGCATCATGACGCCCGCCGGCACGCCGGCGGCGATCGTGCAGCGGCTTTACGGCGAGATCGCGAAGATCGTCGAGAGCGCGGAGATGAAAAAATTCCTGCTCACGCAGGGCGCGGAGCCGATGCTCATGGACCCGCCGAAGTTCTCCGAATTCCTGCGCGCCGAGACCGAGAAGTGGGCGAAGGTCGTCAAGGCCGCGAACCTGAAGCTGGATTAG
- a CDS encoding S1C family serine protease — MSEPQQWAFHDSVQPKADETQFDLAAALDAMVLVRAEVPADGYTASTLGTERGGYGAVIREDGLVLTIGYLINEASQIWLTTNRGQLVEGYRLGYDHTTGFGLVQALGKMSATPLKRGLASDVKVGDTAFVLGHGGIEHALKTQIVDKREFAGSWEYVLDEAIFTTPAHPQWGGAALLDTQGDLIGVGSLLVQQDVKGEAAHANMFVPVDLLHPILEGLTTTGRSPQPAHPWLGMSTQDSDGKLIVSRLTPGGPGHTAGVQAGDIVLKVGGTRVTELAEMFRSVWRLGAPGIEVPLTLARGGDVLHITIKSGDRHDFLRKPKLH, encoded by the coding sequence ATGTCCGAACCCCAGCAGTGGGCTTTCCACGACTCGGTCCAGCCCAAGGCCGACGAAACGCAGTTCGATCTCGCGGCCGCGCTGGACGCGATGGTGCTCGTGCGCGCCGAAGTTCCCGCGGACGGGTACACCGCGTCGACGCTCGGCACCGAGCGCGGCGGCTACGGCGCGGTGATCCGCGAGGACGGCCTCGTGCTGACGATCGGTTATCTCATCAACGAAGCTTCGCAGATCTGGCTCACGACCAATCGCGGCCAGCTCGTCGAAGGCTATCGCCTCGGCTACGATCACACGACCGGCTTCGGCCTCGTCCAGGCGCTGGGCAAGATGTCCGCCACGCCTTTGAAGCGCGGGCTCGCGTCCGACGTGAAGGTCGGCGATACCGCGTTCGTGCTCGGCCACGGCGGCATCGAGCACGCGCTCAAGACCCAGATCGTCGACAAGCGCGAGTTCGCGGGCTCGTGGGAATACGTGCTCGACGAGGCGATCTTCACCACACCCGCGCACCCGCAATGGGGCGGGGCGGCGCTGCTCGATACGCAGGGCGACCTCATCGGCGTCGGCTCGCTGCTGGTGCAGCAGGACGTGAAAGGCGAAGCGGCCCACGCCAACATGTTCGTGCCCGTCGATCTCCTGCACCCGATACTCGAAGGCCTGACGACGACCGGCCGCAGCCCGCAGCCGGCGCATCCGTGGCTCGGCATGTCGACGCAGGACAGCGACGGCAAGCTGATCGTGAGCCGGCTCACGCCGGGCGGTCCGGGACACACAGCCGGCGTGCAGGCCGGCGACATCGTGCTGAAGGTCGGCGGCACGCGCGTGACCGAGCTCGCCGAGATGTTCAGGAGCGTATGGCGGCTCGGCGCGCCGGGGATCGAAGTGCCGCTCACGCTGGCGCGCGGCGGCGACGTGCTGCACATCACGATCAAGTCGGGCGACCGCCACGACTTCCTCCGCAAGCCCAAGCTGCATTGA
- a CDS encoding NADPH:quinone oxidoreductase family protein, translated as MKAMVCEAFGGPEVLALREAPDPAPPGKGEIQVRIAARGVQYVDVLMLAGKYQFRPEPPFIPGSEAAGTVVAVGEGVSGLSVGDRVMSRHSLGALAEIGNAKAVLCDRIPDNMSFEEAGVFRGAYATAYHALLQRGRMVAGEWVLVHGAAGGIGIAAIQVAKAYGAKVIATASTEAKRKACIEEGADHAIDYRGGFVDRVKELTGGKGVDIVYDPIGDKVAEESLRCLAWGGRLLILGFLGGSPANIKSNYLLIKGIDAVGVRIGGLNEINPGLAKENMQKLLALAGEGKLKPRISHRFPLQDAAKALQAVIDREVIGKAVLVS; from the coding sequence ATGAAAGCAATGGTGTGTGAAGCGTTCGGCGGTCCCGAGGTCCTCGCGTTGCGCGAAGCGCCCGACCCCGCGCCGCCCGGCAAGGGCGAGATCCAGGTGCGCATCGCCGCGCGCGGCGTGCAGTACGTCGACGTGCTGATGCTCGCGGGCAAATACCAGTTCAGGCCCGAGCCGCCGTTCATCCCCGGGAGCGAAGCGGCGGGGACCGTCGTCGCCGTGGGCGAGGGCGTCAGCGGCTTGAGCGTGGGAGACCGCGTGATGAGCCGCCACTCGCTGGGCGCATTGGCGGAGATCGGCAACGCCAAGGCCGTGCTCTGTGACCGCATTCCGGACAACATGAGCTTCGAAGAAGCGGGCGTGTTCCGCGGCGCGTACGCCACCGCCTATCACGCCCTTCTCCAGCGCGGCCGTATGGTCGCGGGCGAATGGGTGCTCGTTCACGGCGCGGCGGGCGGCATCGGCATCGCGGCGATCCAGGTCGCCAAAGCCTACGGTGCGAAGGTGATCGCGACCGCGAGCACCGAAGCCAAGCGCAAGGCGTGTATCGAGGAAGGCGCCGATCATGCGATCGACTATCGCGGCGGCTTCGTCGATCGGGTCAAGGAGCTGACCGGCGGCAAAGGCGTGGACATCGTCTACGATCCGATCGGCGACAAGGTCGCCGAGGAATCGCTGCGCTGCCTCGCGTGGGGCGGGCGCCTGCTGATCCTCGGCTTCCTCGGAGGCAGTCCGGCCAACATCAAGAGCAACTACCTGCTCATCAAAGGCATCGACGCGGTGGGCGTGCGCATCGGCGGCCTGAACGAGATCAATCCCGGACTCGCGAAAGAGAACATGCAGAAGCTGCTCGCGCTCGCGGGCGAGGGGAAATTGAAGCCCCGCATCTCGCATCGGTTTCCGCTGCAAGATGCCGCGAAAGCGCTGCAAGCGGTGATCGACCGCGAGGTGATCGGCAAGGCGGTGCTGGTGAGCTGA
- a CDS encoding RraA family protein → MTDLELLEALKTIDTPTITNVVATYPGRPLCLEIYNPWSEHWYTDNSLGCWYPEMGPIAGYAVTCTYGLPDPTFRKLTLMDVLEAMDKLGKPSIFCFQQKFPPELANKVGLSGGNMTSSMRACGAIGAVSNGPSRDIHEIRPMNFQYLTRGICAGHGPQAVHAVQVPVSIAGMDVAPGEIVHMDENGAVKFPADRLEEVVRTAKALLAEEDERVGQLLRARGVKEVKAIMAGHQYMKK, encoded by the coding sequence ATGACAGACCTGGAGCTGCTGGAGGCGCTGAAGACGATCGACACGCCGACGATCACCAACGTGGTCGCGACGTATCCGGGACGGCCGCTGTGCCTGGAGATCTACAACCCGTGGAGCGAGCACTGGTACACCGACAACTCGCTCGGCTGCTGGTACCCCGAGATGGGACCGATCGCCGGTTACGCGGTGACGTGCACCTACGGCCTTCCCGATCCGACGTTCAGGAAGCTCACGCTGATGGACGTGCTCGAAGCGATGGACAAGCTCGGCAAGCCGTCGATCTTCTGTTTCCAGCAGAAATTTCCGCCGGAGCTCGCCAACAAGGTCGGCCTCTCGGGCGGCAACATGACGTCTTCGATGCGCGCCTGCGGCGCGATCGGCGCGGTGTCGAACGGCCCGTCGCGCGACATCCACGAGATCCGCCCGATGAATTTCCAGTACCTGACGCGCGGCATCTGCGCCGGACACGGCCCGCAGGCGGTGCACGCGGTGCAGGTTCCGGTGAGCATCGCCGGCATGGACGTCGCACCCGGCGAGATCGTGCACATGGACGAGAACGGCGCGGTGAAATTCCCTGCCGACCGCCTCGAGGAAGTGGTGCGCACCGCGAAGGCGCTGCTGGCCGAGGAAGACGAGCGCGTCGGCCAGCTGCTGCGTGCCAGAGGCGTCAAGGAGGTGAAGGCGATCATGGCGGGGCATCAGTACATGAAGAAATGA
- a CDS encoding bifunctional metallophosphatase/5'-nucleotidase, which translates to MTVIARSVSDEAIPERPGRAALFALALLLAGCTTIPTARILTLNLAAINDFHGHLHRSAEPVAGRPLGDVARLATVVADLRARSAHFAFVSAGDLVGASPVVSAAFNDEPTIEAMNAAGLDFNGVGNHEFDAGLEHIQRLQSGGCPPGGCRSGSEFAGARFRFLAANVVVRTTGEPLFPAYAIREYAGVKVAFVGMTLEGTAEISAPANVERVDFRDEADTVNALVPVLKQQGVEAIVVLIHQGGVNRGGPNECAGFEGPIRDLVARMDRAVDLVVSGHTHQAYVCNLDGRLVTSAGSYGRYVTHIELDLDPKSRDVIAARAENRIVSPDVAPHAAVAAVVERYTQLAAPLRRVVGLLTAPLERRASADGESPLGQTIADAHLASARGAGAVVAFMNPGGIRAPLDRGEVTFAQVFDLYPFNNAVVAMTLTGAQILALLEQQWGGDFPRILQVSQGFSYAWNPGAPNGSRVVRGSVTLNGEPVVAEKPYRIAVNSYLAQGGDRFSIFRDGVDRVEVGGGRDAIASYLEAASPYSPPSVRRIRRAGRAGP; encoded by the coding sequence ATGACGGTCATTGCGAGGAGCGTCAGCGACGAAGCAATCCCGGAGCGTCCGGGGCGCGCTGCGCTTTTCGCGCTTGCGCTGCTGCTGGCCGGATGCACGACGATCCCGACCGCGCGCATCCTCACTCTCAACCTCGCCGCGATCAACGATTTCCACGGCCACCTGCACCGCTCGGCCGAGCCGGTGGCGGGACGGCCGCTCGGCGACGTCGCGAGGCTCGCGACCGTCGTCGCCGACCTCCGCGCAAGGAGCGCGCACTTCGCCTTCGTGTCTGCCGGTGACCTCGTCGGCGCGTCGCCGGTGGTGTCCGCGGCTTTCAACGACGAGCCGACGATCGAGGCGATGAACGCCGCGGGGCTGGACTTCAATGGCGTCGGCAATCACGAGTTCGACGCCGGTCTCGAGCACATCCAGCGTCTCCAGTCCGGCGGCTGCCCGCCCGGCGGCTGCCGCAGCGGAAGCGAGTTCGCCGGCGCGCGCTTTCGGTTCCTCGCCGCCAATGTCGTCGTCAGGACGACCGGCGAGCCGCTGTTTCCGGCCTATGCGATCCGCGAGTACGCGGGCGTGAAGGTCGCTTTCGTCGGCATGACGCTCGAGGGCACGGCGGAGATCTCCGCGCCCGCCAACGTCGAACGGGTTGACTTCCGCGACGAAGCCGACACGGTGAACGCGCTGGTGCCGGTCCTGAAGCAACAAGGCGTCGAGGCGATCGTCGTGCTGATCCACCAGGGCGGCGTCAATCGCGGCGGGCCGAACGAGTGCGCGGGTTTCGAAGGTCCGATCCGTGACCTCGTGGCACGCATGGATCGGGCGGTCGATCTCGTCGTCAGCGGGCACACGCACCAGGCGTATGTCTGCAACCTCGACGGCAGGCTCGTGACGAGCGCGGGCTCTTATGGGCGCTACGTCACGCACATCGAGCTCGACCTCGATCCGAAATCGCGCGACGTCATCGCCGCGCGTGCGGAGAACCGCATCGTATCGCCCGACGTCGCGCCGCATGCGGCGGTCGCCGCAGTGGTCGAGCGCTACACGCAGCTGGCCGCGCCGCTGCGGCGTGTCGTCGGGCTGTTGACCGCGCCCCTCGAGCGCCGCGCGAGTGCCGACGGCGAATCGCCGCTCGGCCAGACGATCGCGGACGCGCATCTCGCGTCGGCGCGCGGCGCGGGGGCGGTCGTCGCGTTCATGAACCCCGGGGGCATACGCGCTCCGCTCGATCGAGGCGAGGTCACGTTCGCGCAGGTGTTCGACCTGTATCCGTTCAACAACGCGGTCGTCGCGATGACGCTCACCGGCGCGCAGATCCTCGCGCTGCTGGAGCAGCAATGGGGCGGCGATTTCCCGCGCATCCTCCAGGTATCGCAAGGCTTTTCCTACGCGTGGAACCCCGGTGCGCCGAACGGCTCGCGCGTGGTGCGCGGGAGCGTGACGCTCAACGGCGAGCCGGTGGTTGCGGAAAAGCCCTATCGCATCGCGGTGAACAGCTATCTCGCGCAGGGCGGCGACCGCTTCTCGATCTTCCGCGACGGCGTGGATCGCGTCGAGGTGGGCGGCGGACGCGACGCCATCGCGAGCTATCTCGAAGCGGCTTCGCCGTACTCCCCGCCTTCGGTGCGCCGGATCAGGCGCGCCGGCCGCGCGGGTCCGTAA
- a CDS encoding MFS transporter: protein MRSVTVALGAMFLQQTFVALGRALPAVIAPAIISDLSLDAAWIGIYFGITAAASLVAQLGCGSFIVRHGALRMSQISLVMMAVGTALAALGTPVMLVLSAIIVGAGGAISTPASSHLLSRVASAQYLPLVFSIKQTAVPAGLLLAGLIGPRLTEATDWRTTMLASAASCALFTLMLQPLRRSFDDDRVPSRYFKLSDFKATLKSVLDTPSLRALSFACLAFNGIQTVVTAYFVVYLTTIGYTPVAAGFVFSIAVTVAVPGRILWGWLGSTYVTPRAMMAGLALGMAGSIAALALCTPAWPAIAVAAVACVLSATALSWHGILLAETARAAPEGARGGVTGGVLSFGQVGALALPLVYSGLLDYTGSYGIGFVVCGIPALMVGFQLLRQGAHRGETLREPTEERTR, encoded by the coding sequence GTGAGGAGCGTCACGGTCGCCCTCGGGGCGATGTTCCTGCAGCAGACGTTCGTCGCGCTCGGTCGCGCGCTGCCTGCGGTGATCGCGCCGGCGATCATCTCGGATCTTTCGCTCGACGCCGCGTGGATCGGCATCTACTTCGGCATCACCGCGGCCGCGTCGCTCGTCGCGCAGCTCGGCTGCGGCAGCTTCATCGTGCGCCACGGCGCGCTGCGCATGAGCCAGATCTCGCTCGTCATGATGGCGGTCGGCACCGCGCTCGCGGCGCTCGGCACGCCGGTCATGCTCGTGCTGTCGGCGATCATCGTCGGCGCCGGCGGGGCGATCTCGACGCCGGCGAGCTCGCACCTCCTGAGCCGTGTCGCGTCGGCGCAATACCTGCCGCTGGTGTTCTCGATCAAGCAGACTGCCGTTCCGGCCGGCCTGCTGCTCGCGGGCCTGATCGGCCCCCGGCTCACCGAGGCGACCGACTGGCGCACCACGATGCTCGCCAGCGCCGCGTCGTGCGCGCTCTTCACGCTCATGCTCCAGCCCCTGCGCCGGTCGTTCGACGACGACCGCGTGCCGAGCCGCTATTTCAAGCTCTCGGACTTCAAGGCGACGCTGAAATCGGTGCTCGATACGCCCAGCTTGCGCGCGCTTTCGTTCGCGTGCCTCGCGTTCAACGGCATACAGACGGTCGTCACCGCGTATTTCGTCGTCTATCTCACGACGATCGGCTACACGCCGGTCGCCGCAGGTTTCGTTTTTTCGATCGCGGTTACCGTAGCGGTGCCGGGACGGATCCTGTGGGGCTGGCTCGGCAGCACCTACGTCACGCCGCGCGCGATGATGGCGGGCCTGGCGCTGGGCATGGCGGGCAGCATCGCGGCGCTCGCGCTGTGCACGCCGGCATGGCCCGCGATCGCCGTGGCCGCGGTCGCGTGCGTGCTCAGCGCGACCGCGCTGTCGTGGCACGGCATCCTGCTCGCGGAGACTGCGCGAGCCGCGCCCGAAGGCGCGCGCGGCGGCGTGACCGGCGGCGTGCTGTCGTTCGGGCAGGTCGGCGCGCTCGCGCTGCCGCTGGTGTATTCGGGATTGCTCGATTACACCGGGAGCTACGGCATCGGCTTCGTCGTGTGCGGGATCCCCGCGCTGATGGTCGGCTTCCAGCTTTTGCGCCAGGGCGCACATCGCGGAGAGACATTGCGTGAACCCACCGAAGAGCGCACGCGCTGA
- a CDS encoding cupin domain-containing protein, with protein sequence MDTADGTGSGMRLQKSFVSTTPYSQGRRPFFKYRDLGLEAATGGRMRAYHNTAIAGMTQPTGWHYHICEMQFVYVLKGSLTIEFEDGTVGTFAAGDSFFIPGGVRHNEIYASEDKEALEVSVPGKIETVDVERPAHLPEKLREVSNQQP encoded by the coding sequence ATGGACACAGCGGACGGCACGGGAAGCGGGATGCGGCTGCAGAAATCGTTCGTCAGCACGACGCCGTACTCGCAAGGGCGGCGGCCTTTCTTCAAGTATCGCGACCTCGGCCTCGAGGCGGCGACCGGCGGGCGCATGCGCGCGTATCACAACACCGCGATCGCCGGCATGACCCAGCCGACGGGCTGGCACTACCACATCTGCGAGATGCAGTTCGTCTACGTGCTGAAAGGATCGCTCACCATCGAGTTCGAGGACGGCACCGTAGGCACGTTCGCGGCCGGCGATTCGTTCTTCATCCCCGGCGGCGTGCGCCACAACGAGATCTACGCATCCGAGGACAAGGAAGCGCTCGAAGTCTCGGTCCCCGGAAAAATAGAAACCGTCGACGTCGAGCGCCCGGCGCACCTGCCCGAGAAGCTCAGGGAAGTGAGCAACCAGCAGCCGTGA